The genomic interval AAAATAAAAGCCTGATGGCTGATGTAGAAAAAGAACGTGAACTGGACAAAATGCGCAAAGAATTTGTATCCAATGTTTCTCACGAACTCAAGACTCCCCTCTCACTCATTCTGGGTTATGCAGAAGGCCTCAAAGAAAATGTGGCAAATGATGAAGAAAACAAAAACTATTACTGTTCTGTCATTATGGATGAAGCAGAAAAAATGAATAAATTAGTAAGAGACCTGCTTAATCTATCGCAATTTGAATCAGGCCTCTTTCAACTGACAAGAACAAATTTTGACCTTTCTCTACTACTCAATCGCATCGTACAAAAATACCAAAACGTGCTCACTGAAAAAAACATGGCTCTCGAAAAAAAATTTCCCGAAAATTGCTTGGTTAATGGCGATATGTTACGCATTGAACAAGTATTGCTCAATTTTTTAAATAACGCCATCATTCATACTGAATTCACCAATACCATCAAATTATTTGTGAAAGATAAAGGTCCTCACTTCCGAGTATTTGTATACAACTCTGGACGTCCCATCCCCGAAGAAAGTCTCGAAAAAATTTGGATAAGCTTTTATAAAATTGATAAAGCCCGTACAAGAGAACAAAGTGGCTACGGTTTAGGTCTATCCATTGTACGAGCCATTCAAGAACTACACGGAAATAGCTATGGCGTACGGAATCTCCCCCATGGCGTCCTCTTCTGGTGTGACATGGATAAATCTGCAAATAAATAAGCTGTGATGAAATATTCATTTCACCACAGCCTTTTTAATTGCTTTTAAAAAACATTACTCGTGCATTTCTCCAAAGCCAAACGGGCAATCCAATAACCAACAATGCTTTCTGCACCTTCGTTTCTGTTTACGCCATGTGGCGTAATACCATCATAACACCCGCCTGTCTCAACATCAATCAGACTTTCCTTACAAATATTATCACCTAAGTACCAGGCAAAACTCCGTTTCGCTAACTTCAGCATTTTCTTGTCATCCGTAACTTTATAGGCAGCCAAATGAGCCAGTGTCGACATAGATGCCTCAACAGGCTGCTGATCATATACTGCCGGTTCCATTGAACCTCGCGTCCACCATCCACTACACCCGACGGGACAAAAAAAGTCATTACGAAACACCGTATGGTCCAAAAATGCCAAACTTTGCTGTGCAATAGAAAGAAACCGTTCTTGACCGCTCTTTTCATATGCTGCAAACATAGCCCAAGGCAATACCGCATTATCATAAGTTAGATTGCCCTCAAACCACTGCCAATTTGTTTCCTTAGAATACTGAACAAAATGGTCAGCAAGTGAATCAGCAAGCTTCATAATAAAATTTTTGGATTTTTCCTCATCAATCAAGCTCAAACCAATCAATGCATAAGCTTGTCCTCGCAACCATGTCAACGACGAAACTTGGTCAAGCGCACAATCAATGGCAACAGTACAAACCCCTTTTATACCCTCAGGTAGGACTGACGAAGCGAATGTATAAGCTAAAGCCCACAGGCAACGACCAAAACAATCTTCTGAACCTACGATTTCTGTAAATTGCCTGTTATAAGTCATAAAATTTTTAAATCGCCCATCTACGTTCTGAGCATATAACACAAATGCCAAATAACGATATACTAAAGTTAAATAACGAGGACGTTTTGTTCTTTCATAAAGCATAACCGCCATAATTAAAGCACGGGCATTATCGTCAGTTGTGTATCCTTTATCTAAATTAGGAACACTAAATTGTGCGTGCTGGAACATCCCTGTATCATCAGTCAAATGAAAAATATGCCTGTCATCCAACGCTTCTTTAATTTTAGACATCAATACACACTAATTCCCTTTCGCCTTGTGATAGGCTTTGCTGCCGAAATCGGACGATGCAGTGACCGAATCAATTGAATTACATCCTCCGATGGTTGAGCCTTCTTATGGGCATCAACGACCTTTATACCAAGCTGAACGTAACGATCCGCTACATTCACCCACTTCATCGTCTGACCAACATACATGGTTTTCCTTTCCATCTCTTGTTTTTGTAAAGGGTTTTCCATTACCGTCCGAATACAAGAGGCGATAGAAGAAGCATCTCGAAATTGAGCAAGCAAGCCACGACCGCCATCCAGCATTTCTTGTGCATAACGATAGGGAGTAGATATAATCACCCGACCGCACCCCATTGCATAGGCAAGCGTCCCGCTGACTGCCTGCTCTTTAGATAAATAGGGTGTCAAATACATATCCGAAAGTTGTAAGTAAGTCATTACTTCTTTCTTCGTCAGATACTGATCAATAAACTTAACATGTTCTTTAACTCCCAGTCGCTTAGCTAAATCCATCAGACTCTGCCGATAACTCTCTCCCATTCTGGCCTTCACACAAGGATGCGTTTTACCTAAAATAAGATAAACGAAGTCATCATGATCTGCAATCACTTTCGAAGCGGCTTCAATCCCGTATTCCAGTCCTTTGGCCGGACTAAGCAATCCGAAACTGCTCATAACCTGCTTGTTTTGCAAACCGTAATCATTTTTTAGCTTTTCCCGTGATTTCATAGACAAGTTGGGAACACCATGTGGAATAAAAGTAATTTTTCCCGACGGAATCCCATAAGTATCGCTCAAGATCGGTATCGAGCTTTCCGCCATCGTCACTACTTGAGCACTTAACCGGCCCAATTCCCCCAAAACAATGCGTTGCTGCGCTGACGGATTTAACAATACCGTATGCGTTGTAACAATAAAAGGAATCGTCAATCCCCTCGCCAAATACAAAATATAGGCACCACAGTCCCCGCCATAAATCCCATATTCATGCTCAATAACCAGCAAATCTACATGTTTATTCGCCCAGTCAGCCGTCTGTAAATAACTCTCACGATCATGTTGACTCAGTTTATATTCCACAAGCGAATCACTGTATTCTTCATCATTCGTTACGGCAATTACACTCGGTTGGATTCCTGGCGATTTACTGATGCTTTTCACCAAATCTTCTGTAAAAGTCGCCAGCCCACACTCGCGAGGTGGATAGGTACTTAAAAAAGCAATCTTACTTATTCCATTGATAGCAGCCATATTCACAATCTCCTTTTTTAAAAATTTTGATATTTATAATTAGATTTTTACAATCAATAGAAATCATCATCTTGCGGCGGAACGGGACATTGTTTCACATAATCTAATAACTCATTCACCGTAGTTGTTGCCAGAGCAATACAAGTATCCGCTCCCCCATAGTACATCTTCAATACACCTGTCTGTTCATCATGTACCCAGCCACAAGGGAAAACGACATCCGCTACATCGCCTAAACGCTCATACCATTCTAAGGGCCCAAAAACCCATTCATCACTGCGATGCAATATTCGATGCGGATCATCTAAATCAAGCAAGGCGAGCCCCACGCGATAAATAGCCCCAGCCGCTGTCTGACGAACGCCGTGATAAAGCATCAGCCATCCTTCAGCTGTTTCTAAAGGAGGAGTCGAAAGACCAATTTTTCCACCGTCCCA from Pelorhabdus rhamnosifermentans carries:
- a CDS encoding glycosyltransferase, which translates into the protein MSKIKEALDDRHIFHLTDDTGMFQHAQFSVPNLDKGYTTDDNARALIMAVMLYERTKRPRYLTLVYRYLAFVLYAQNVDGRFKNFMTYNRQFTEIVGSEDCFGRCLWALAYTFASSVLPEGIKGVCTVAIDCALDQVSSLTWLRGQAYALIGLSLIDEEKSKNFIMKLADSLADHFVQYSKETNWQWFEGNLTYDNAVLPWAMFAAYEKSGQERFLSIAQQSLAFLDHTVFRNDFFCPVGCSGWWTRGSMEPAVYDQQPVEASMSTLAHLAAYKVTDDKKMLKLAKRSFAWYLGDNICKESLIDVETGGCYDGITPHGVNRNEGAESIVGYWIARLALEKCTSNVF
- a CDS encoding glycosyltransferase family 4 protein, translating into MAAINGISKIAFLSTYPPRECGLATFTEDLVKSISKSPGIQPSVIAVTNDEEYSDSLVEYKLSQHDRESYLQTADWANKHVDLLVIEHEYGIYGGDCGAYILYLARGLTIPFIVTTHTVLLNPSAQQRIVLGELGRLSAQVVTMAESSIPILSDTYGIPSGKITFIPHGVPNLSMKSREKLKNDYGLQNKQVMSSFGLLSPAKGLEYGIEAASKVIADHDDFVYLILGKTHPCVKARMGESYRQSLMDLAKRLGVKEHVKFIDQYLTKKEVMTYLQLSDMYLTPYLSKEQAVSGTLAYAMGCGRVIISTPYRYAQEMLDGGRGLLAQFRDASSIASCIRTVMENPLQKQEMERKTMYVGQTMKWVNVADRYVQLGIKVVDAHKKAQPSEDVIQLIRSLHRPISAAKPITRRKGISVY